In the genome of Gemmatimonadaceae bacterium, one region contains:
- a CDS encoding light-harvesting protein gives MHRIWIGNDPNIIMSALGTFLVGAALVIHVWAYSITGWPKYKKAQYNAPAAAPAAVR, from the coding sequence ATGCATCGCATTTGGATCGGAAACGACCCGAACATCATCATGAGCGCGCTGGGCACCTTCCTGGTGGGCGCCGCGCTCGTCATCCACGTTTGGGCGTACAGCATCACCGGATGGCCGAAGTACAAGAAGGCGCAGTACAACGCGCCGGCGGCAGCTCCGGCGGCGGTTCGCTGA